The Elusimicrobiota bacterium genome contains a region encoding:
- a CDS encoding transposase, translating to MIVLQGLRGKAIADLCSEHQISQAQYYQWRDHFWPIPTASLTNTPTKKFRLQEENARLKHMIGELTMELKKRNRAQELGL from the coding sequence ATGATCGTCCTCCAAGGACTACGCGGTAAAGCCATCGCGGACCTGTGTAGCGAACACCAAATCAGCCAGGCCCAGTATTACCAGTGGCGTGACCACTTTTGGCCAATACCGACCGCATCTTTGACAAACACCCCGACAAAAAAGTTTCGACTCCAGGAGGAGAACGCCCGGCTCAAGCACATGATCGGGGAGCTCACGATGGAGTTAAAAAAACGAAATCGAGCTCAGGAGCTCGGGCTTTGA